One window of Thermocoleostomius sinensis A174 genomic DNA carries:
- a CDS encoding FAD-dependent oxidoreductase yields the protein MTQIEAIVAQVDDLQEGEMRQVRVGDIDVLLVRLNGQFYAVGAYCTHYQAPLAEGVLSGKQVICPWHHAYFDVTTGDQQEPPGLDSLCRYAVTVEENHVKVSVGADTPETPSLTGARSPTMATYNPDIDSRTFVILGAGAAGAHAAETLRVAGYQGRILMATQDDRLPYDRTWLSKDYLIGQVSSDQLPLRSADFYHAHAIEIWLNQPAVRVDANGKSITFASGETITYDALLLATGGKPRQLNVPGQELQNVLTLRSAADMEQILAAVQQASRAVVIGSSFIGMEAAAGLAQHHIPVTVVSPDRLPFEKILGAEIGEIFQQVHEENGVTFCFRQKVVRLEGDDRDTVAAVILENGDRLQADLVIVGIGVQPATEFVEGVDLHPTDGSVLVDDYLKAADGLYAAGDIACYPDWRTHEPTRVEHWRVAAQQGRIAAYNMAGQAVTFRTVPIFWTMQFQFPLRYVGHADQWDELIINGDLQQRQFIAFYIKDQQVLAAASSQRDTETAAIVELMRLNQMPDPDALRDPALDLVKLLHP from the coding sequence ATGACTCAAATCGAGGCGATCGTGGCGCAGGTTGATGATCTGCAAGAGGGCGAAATGCGGCAGGTTCGCGTGGGTGATATCGATGTGCTGCTGGTAAGACTGAACGGACAATTCTATGCCGTTGGGGCTTACTGTACACATTACCAAGCACCCCTAGCAGAAGGAGTGCTGAGTGGAAAGCAGGTGATTTGTCCCTGGCATCATGCGTATTTTGATGTCACAACTGGAGACCAACAAGAGCCACCTGGTTTGGATTCTTTGTGTCGTTATGCCGTCACAGTTGAAGAAAATCACGTAAAAGTTAGCGTTGGTGCTGATACCCCAGAGACACCATCGCTGACTGGTGCTCGATCGCCCACGATGGCCACCTATAATCCCGACATCGATTCGCGCACGTTCGTCATTTTGGGGGCTGGGGCTGCTGGGGCCCATGCTGCCGAAACCCTGAGAGTAGCAGGCTATCAGGGGCGCATCCTCATGGCAACGCAGGACGATCGGTTGCCGTATGACCGCACGTGGCTCAGCAAAGATTATCTTATTGGTCAGGTTTCTTCGGATCAGTTGCCACTGCGATCGGCTGATTTTTACCACGCTCACGCCATCGAAATTTGGTTAAATCAACCAGCCGTCCGAGTAGATGCGAACGGCAAGTCTATTACTTTTGCCAGCGGTGAGACGATAACCTATGATGCGCTGCTGTTGGCAACGGGTGGTAAACCACGTCAACTAAATGTTCCCGGACAAGAGTTGCAGAATGTATTGACGCTTCGCAGTGCGGCGGATATGGAGCAAATCTTGGCGGCCGTGCAGCAGGCATCGCGCGCTGTGGTAATTGGATCAAGCTTTATTGGCATGGAAGCAGCGGCTGGGTTGGCACAACATCACATTCCTGTGACAGTAGTCTCACCCGATAGATTGCCCTTTGAGAAGATTTTGGGTGCGGAGATTGGAGAAATTTTTCAGCAGGTGCATGAAGAGAATGGTGTGACGTTTTGCTTCAGGCAGAAAGTGGTTCGGCTAGAAGGGGACGATCGCGATACCGTAGCAGCAGTGATATTAGAGAATGGCGATCGATTGCAAGCAGATTTAGTGATTGTGGGAATTGGGGTACAGCCAGCAACTGAGTTTGTAGAGGGGGTGGACTTACATCCTACCGACGGTAGCGTTCTTGTCGATGACTACTTAAAAGCGGCAGATGGTCTATATGCAGCGGGCGATATTGCTTGTTACCCAGATTGGCGCACCCATGAACCAACCCGTGTGGAACACTGGCGAGTCGCGGCTCAACAGGGTCGAATTGCTGCTTATAACATGGCAGGACAGGCGGTGACATTTAGGACGGTTCCTATCTTTTGGACAATGCAGTTTCAGTTTCCGCTGCGCTATGTCGGTCATGCAGACCAATGGGATGAACTCATTATCAATGGCGATTTACAGCAGAGGCAGTTTATTGCCTTCTATATTAAAGATCAGCAAGTTCTAGCCGCGGCCAGCAGCCAACGCGACACAGAAACAGCCGCCATTGTGGAACTGATGCGATTAAATCAAATGCCTGACCCGGATGCCCTGCGTGACCCGGCGCTCGATTTAGTCAAATTGCTGCATCCATAG
- a CDS encoding glycosyltransferase: MVETPPRSQCQVCVIVPAQNEAELLEHTLTALAHQVDLRGHPFDPTRYEIILLANNCNDDSAAIARRFAQQYPDLVLHVVERTLPASKANIGWVRKLLMDEACDRLMSVGHSQGVIASTDGDTQVAPDWIAATLYEIASGADAVGGRIITNRADRAALSPYARACHLREVGYYFLVSELESFLDPDPFDRWPRHFQHFGASLAVTAKMYQRAGGLPPVRSSEDVALYQALKRINARFCHSLRVRVTTSARQTGRAQKGLADQLSAWTAMGQHQQPFLVEPAAAIVARFQARSELRQLWQQYLKGYSPMLQALALPADRLGLDRDWLMSTMMRATSLGALFEQIEQQQKTEGIWQRQWKLVKIEQAIWELRLLLEPLRQQRNHSKHPSPGQLLPYLHQSLSLPSVNQPLPLTP; encoded by the coding sequence TTGGTAGAAACGCCTCCCCGATCTCAGTGCCAAGTTTGTGTCATCGTACCTGCACAAAATGAAGCTGAATTGTTAGAACATACCTTGACCGCATTAGCACATCAAGTTGATTTGCGAGGGCATCCGTTTGACCCAACTCGTTATGAAATTATTCTGCTTGCCAATAACTGCAACGATGACTCGGCTGCTATTGCTCGTCGGTTCGCGCAGCAATATCCTGACTTAGTGTTGCATGTGGTTGAGCGCACGTTGCCTGCCTCTAAAGCCAATATCGGTTGGGTGCGGAAGTTATTAATGGACGAAGCGTGCGATCGCTTGATGTCTGTAGGGCATTCTCAGGGTGTGATTGCATCCACCGATGGGGATACGCAAGTTGCCCCTGATTGGATTGCCGCCACCCTGTATGAAATTGCTTCTGGAGCGGATGCAGTGGGTGGAAGGATTATTACTAATCGCGCCGATCGAGCGGCTTTGTCTCCCTATGCTAGGGCGTGTCATTTGCGAGAAGTTGGCTACTATTTCTTGGTGTCTGAATTGGAAAGCTTTCTTGACCCTGATCCATTTGATCGCTGGCCTCGACATTTTCAACATTTTGGTGCTAGCTTAGCTGTAACGGCCAAGATGTATCAACGAGCAGGCGGATTGCCACCTGTGAGGTCGTCTGAGGATGTAGCACTTTACCAAGCGTTAAAGCGAATCAATGCACGCTTTTGTCATAGTCTTCGGGTGCGGGTAACGACTTCGGCTCGACAAACTGGACGCGCTCAAAAAGGGTTAGCTGATCAGTTAAGCGCTTGGACCGCGATGGGGCAACACCAACAGCCCTTTCTGGTAGAGCCAGCCGCTGCAATCGTAGCTCGTTTCCAAGCCCGGTCTGAATTGAGGCAACTGTGGCAACAATATCTGAAGGGATATTCCCCTATGCTCCAAGCTCTAGCATTGCCGGCCGATCGGTTAGGACTCGATCGAGATTGGCTGATGTCTACTATGATGCGAGCAACGTCTCTGGGTGCGCTGTTTGAACAAATTGAACAGCAACAGAAAACAGAAGGAATTTGGCAGCGGCAATGGAAGCTAGTTAAAATTGAGCAGGCAATTTGGGAGTTGCGACTATTGCTGGAACCCTTACGGCAACAGCGAAATCACTCTAAGCACCCATCACCAGGTCAGTTGCTGCCTTATTTACACCAGAGTCTATCGCTTCCGTCAGTCAATCAGCCGCTACCTTTAACACCCTGA
- a CDS encoding DUF2141 domain-containing protein, protein MQYSHPPNSPLSTLEKNWLGTLTLEVVGLRNQTGLINIAVFRGADGFPGDPGKAVRSGSFAITTLPLMIQFSELPIGSYAISAHHDENMDATLNCNALGIPKEGIGFSGNPKIWRGAPSFQRSLFEFTPSNTFVSITMKYLLP, encoded by the coding sequence GTGCAATATTCTCACCCGCCTAATTCCCCACTTTCAACATTAGAAAAAAATTGGCTAGGGACATTGACCCTAGAAGTGGTGGGCTTACGTAACCAAACTGGGCTGATCAACATAGCCGTCTTTAGAGGAGCAGACGGATTTCCAGGAGATCCAGGTAAAGCTGTGCGCTCGGGCAGTTTTGCCATTACCACTTTACCGTTGATGATTCAGTTCTCAGAGTTGCCAATTGGTTCCTATGCCATTTCGGCTCACCACGACGAGAACATGGATGCCACCCTCAACTGTAACGCCTTAGGAATTCCCAAAGAGGGAATTGGCTTTTCGGGCAATCCCAAAATCTGGAGAGGTGCCCCCTCGTTTCAGCGCAGCCTCTTTGAATTTACCCCCTCTAATACGTTCGTTTCCATCACCATGAAATACCTCTTGCCGTAG
- a CDS encoding MFS transporter, translating to MEQKSISLEQQTEIGKPRFDRQSPWIFVPTLHFAEGVPYVIVNSLSIVMYKKLGVDNAQIAFWTSLLYLPWVIKMLWGPLVDVYSTKRNWILYTQLALAIALASLAVCLHWTHFFFPSLVVLAIVALLSATHDTAVDGFYLLSLDKEAQAFFVGIRSTFYRIAMLFGSGLLVFLAGQLEKTLDVSLSWTIAIAISAGLFMVLWGFHSWFLPVPLNDSLRTNSPSLLHFYRSAVNTYFNQSKIWVILAFIFLYRIGEAMLVKLAPPFLLDSVEAGGLGLSTAQVGLVYGTMGALALTLGGVLGGWLVSRYGAQRSMIPMALALNLPHLFYIYLAYVHPPVIWIYPLVAIEQFGYGLGTAAYSVYFMYLAKDAYKTSHFAISTGFMALGMMLPGLISGYIQQALGYPLFFVFVFLLTVPGMFTLWFIPWDEQHKDMIVTE from the coding sequence ATGGAGCAAAAGTCAATTTCTCTGGAACAGCAGACTGAGATCGGGAAGCCCCGTTTCGATCGTCAGTCTCCGTGGATTTTTGTGCCAACGTTGCATTTTGCTGAGGGTGTGCCCTACGTTATTGTCAACAGCCTGTCTATTGTGATGTATAAGAAATTGGGCGTTGACAATGCTCAAATTGCCTTCTGGACAAGCCTGTTGTATTTGCCTTGGGTGATTAAAATGCTGTGGGGGCCGCTAGTTGATGTCTATTCAACCAAGCGAAACTGGATACTTTATACCCAATTGGCGTTGGCAATTGCGCTCGCTAGCTTGGCTGTTTGTTTGCATTGGACTCATTTCTTTTTTCCATCGCTGGTTGTTTTGGCGATCGTGGCGTTGCTCTCTGCTACGCATGATACGGCGGTTGATGGGTTTTATCTACTGAGTTTAGACAAAGAAGCTCAAGCGTTTTTTGTGGGAATCCGCTCGACCTTTTATCGAATTGCCATGCTTTTCGGCTCCGGGCTATTGGTGTTTCTGGCAGGACAACTAGAAAAAACGCTGGATGTTTCTCTTAGTTGGACGATCGCCATTGCTATTTCTGCGGGGCTATTTATGGTGCTTTGGGGGTTTCACTCCTGGTTTTTACCGGTTCCTTTGAATGATTCTCTTAGAACAAATTCGCCGTCTCTTTTGCATTTCTATCGAAGTGCTGTCAACACCTACTTCAATCAATCTAAAATTTGGGTAATTTTGGCATTCATTTTTTTGTATCGCATTGGAGAAGCAATGCTGGTCAAGCTAGCTCCACCGTTTCTGCTAGATTCTGTTGAAGCTGGTGGTCTAGGGTTATCTACAGCGCAGGTTGGGTTGGTTTATGGCACGATGGGAGCATTGGCATTAACCTTGGGCGGTGTGCTGGGCGGGTGGCTAGTTTCTCGATATGGAGCACAACGCAGCATGATACCGATGGCCCTGGCGTTGAATCTTCCCCATTTGTTTTATATTTATCTTGCCTACGTTCACCCTCCTGTAATTTGGATTTATCCACTGGTGGCGATCGAGCAGTTTGGCTATGGTTTAGGTACGGCCGCCTATAGCGTTTATTTCATGTACCTTGCCAAGGATGCCTACAAAACCTCACACTTTGCCATCTCAACGGGGTTTATGGCTTTGGGCATGATGCTACCTGGATTGATCAGCGGCTACATTCAACAAGCCTTAGGCTATCCATTATTTTTTGTTTTTGTATTTCTTTTGACAGTGCCAGGAATGTTCACGCTATGGTTCATTCCTTGGGACGAACAGCACAAAGATATGATTGTTACCGAATAA
- a CDS encoding 1-acyl-sn-glycerol-3-phosphate acyltransferase: MPRPRQFYPPQLDPTLVWWLQKIAPWLARLVYQLDVIISADPSVQLTSLKQKPCILLCNHPSFDDSIVLFLFSAYLEESFHYMTAYEQFLGRHGWLYQRLGAYSVQRGLADRDSVAQTLTLLSNPDNKLVIFPEGGCSFQNDTVMPFRPGAVQIGLQAMARCRKRGDPVPDLHLAPISLKYRYTGRMKPVIEKTLSQLEQALALPAQGDYYQRLRQVAARVLDQFEQEYGVVSAEAADWNQRITALKTQVLQRCEQNLNLTSSPGEPNRERVYRIRHMLDRHYSLSFREQQQQVDQHSPTATRAATPLIPPDTLTLDAMSKAMTRVLNFDAIYDGYVAEKPTPERFLDTLVRFEREVFNIDKPRPKAHRQAFLRVGQLVRLHDYLDAYSTDRAGTVAELVQQLQQTTQHNLDVLSEATARGISW, from the coding sequence ATGCCGCGACCGCGACAGTTTTACCCACCTCAACTCGATCCCACTTTAGTGTGGTGGTTGCAAAAAATTGCTCCTTGGTTAGCTCGGCTAGTTTATCAGTTAGATGTAATCATCAGTGCTGATCCATCGGTGCAACTGACTAGCCTCAAGCAAAAACCCTGCATTTTGTTGTGCAATCATCCCAGTTTTGATGATTCGATCGTCTTATTTTTGTTCTCCGCATATTTAGAAGAATCGTTTCATTACATGACGGCCTATGAACAGTTTTTGGGGCGTCATGGTTGGCTATATCAACGCCTTGGGGCATACTCGGTGCAGCGGGGGTTGGCCGATCGCGATAGTGTAGCGCAAACGTTGACGCTATTGAGCAACCCTGATAACAAACTGGTGATTTTTCCAGAAGGTGGCTGCTCGTTTCAAAACGATACCGTGATGCCCTTTCGTCCGGGGGCAGTGCAAATTGGGTTACAGGCCATGGCCCGCTGCCGCAAACGAGGAGACCCCGTTCCCGATCTCCACCTAGCGCCAATCAGTCTCAAGTATCGCTATACCGGACGGATGAAACCTGTGATTGAAAAAACGCTGAGCCAGCTAGAGCAGGCACTGGCGCTCCCTGCCCAAGGCGATTATTATCAAAGACTGAGACAGGTAGCAGCCCGGGTATTAGACCAATTTGAACAGGAATATGGTGTGGTCTCCGCTGAAGCGGCTGATTGGAACCAACGCATTACAGCCCTTAAAACGCAGGTCTTACAGCGTTGTGAACAGAACTTGAACCTAACGTCGTCCCCAGGAGAACCCAATCGAGAGCGGGTCTATCGAATTCGCCACATGCTCGATCGGCACTACAGTTTATCTTTTCGAGAGCAGCAACAGCAGGTCGATCAGCATTCACCGACTGCAACACGTGCTGCAACACCACTAATACCACCAGATACGCTAACCCTCGATGCGATGTCAAAAGCCATGACTCGGGTGCTGAATTTTGATGCCATTTATGACGGGTATGTCGCCGAGAAGCCAACCCCTGAGCGATTTTTAGACACGCTGGTACGGTTTGAGCGGGAAGTGTTTAATATCGATAAACCCCGTCCTAAAGCTCATCGCCAAGCCTTTCTACGTGTGGGACAATTGGTGCGGCTGCATGACTACCTAGACGCCTACAGCACCGATCGAGCCGGAACCGTCGCTGAACTAGTGCAGCAGCTTCAGCAAACTACCCAACATAACTTAGATGTCCTCTCAGAAGCTACGGCAAGAGGTATTTCATGGTGA